In the Streptomyces sp. NBC_00525 genome, one interval contains:
- a CDS encoding carbohydrate kinase family protein, whose translation MVVGGSGVDTIVRVDALPVPLADSVMVGPIQEWPGHTGGNVALGARALGLDVAFLDCVGDDWIGAQVRERLAKGDVEFHAVISPAGTRRAVNLVDATGRRMSFYDARDPEDLRMPRDFYLPRLRAARHVHLSIMNFARFLFDDIEALGVPVSTDLHDWDGIGDHQREFALRADLVFFSAAATGERTPAVMREILRAGRAATVVATAGAEGSYLLTRDGGEEPVHVPAVAPPAPVVDSNGAGDAFVTGFLYGRLAGREPLECARLGAVAGAYACTAPGSTAMIGRAELLGA comes from the coding sequence GTGGTGGTAGGCGGCAGCGGGGTGGACACGATCGTCCGCGTCGATGCCCTCCCGGTGCCACTGGCCGATTCGGTGATGGTCGGTCCGATCCAGGAGTGGCCCGGCCACACGGGTGGCAATGTGGCGCTCGGTGCCCGTGCGCTCGGGCTGGACGTGGCGTTCCTCGACTGTGTCGGCGACGACTGGATCGGTGCGCAGGTGCGCGAGCGCCTCGCGAAGGGCGATGTGGAGTTCCACGCGGTGATCTCCCCGGCCGGGACGCGGCGGGCGGTGAACCTGGTGGACGCGACGGGCCGGCGGATGTCGTTCTACGATGCCCGCGACCCGGAGGACCTGCGGATGCCGCGGGACTTCTATCTGCCCCGGCTGCGCGCGGCCCGCCATGTCCATCTGTCGATCATGAACTTCGCCCGGTTCCTGTTCGACGACATCGAGGCGCTGGGGGTGCCGGTCTCCACGGATCTGCACGACTGGGACGGGATCGGTGACCACCAGCGGGAGTTCGCGCTCCGGGCGGACCTGGTGTTCTTCAGTGCGGCGGCGACCGGGGAGCGCACCCCGGCGGTGATGCGGGAGATCCTGCGTGCGGGCCGGGCCGCGACGGTGGTCGCCACGGCGGGCGCGGAGGGCTCGTACCTCCTGACGCGCGACGGCGGCGAGGAGCCGGTGCACGTCCCGGCGGTGGCGCCGCCGGCCCCGGTGGTCGACAGCAACGGGGCGGGCGACGCGTTCGTGACCGGTTTCCTGTACGGGAGGCTGGCGGGGCGGGAGCCCTTGGAGTGCGCCCGGCTCGGGGCGGTCGCGGGCGCTTACGCGTGTACGGCTCCGGGCTCGACGGCCATGATCGGCCGGGCGGAGTTGCTGGGGGCGTAG